The genomic stretch ATTTGCCTCAGCCGGTATCAGCCCTTTGGAGACGGCGATCTGACGCACGCGCGCGCGATTGATGCCGGCGCCGTCGTCGGCGACCTCTATGACGATGCGGCCCGAGCGATGCGTCGCGGAAAGTCGCAGCGAGCCTTCTTCCGGCTTGCCGGCGGCGATCCGGTCTTCCGCTTTCTCGATGCCGTGATCGACGGCGTTGCGGATCATATGAGTGAGCGGATCGGTCAGCCGCTCGATGACGGTCTTGTCGACCTCGGTCGTCTCGCCGTCCATGACGAGGCGAACGGCCTTTCCGGTCATCGACGCGACCTCGCGCACGGTGCGCGACATGCGTTGGAACACCGGCTTCACCGGCTGCGCGCGAATCGCCATCACGCTGTCCTGAATGTCGCGCGTCAGCTGCTCGAGCTCGTCGAGGCCGATCACGACGGAGGAGGCGCGCGAGAGGCCGGCCTCCGAAACGCGCTGCGACAGCATCGCTTGATTGATGACCAGCTCGCCGACGAGATTGATGAGGCGATCGACGCGATCGAGATCGACGCGGATTGTCGCCTGCACGGAGGCCGAGCCTTCGCCCTTCGCCGATTCCGCCCTGGCTGCGGCAGGATGCTCGTCGCTCGGCGCGGCGAAGGAGGCCGGCGTGGGATCGATGGCGACACTCGTCTGCTTGGGCTCGGCGACGGGGGCGGAGGCCTCTGGCGCCTCATGCGGCTCGAGCGACTCCTGCAGAGCCTCGAGCAGCTTGCCGACATCGGCCGTCTCGACTGAAAGCTCGCAATCCCATTCGACGAACTCGAACACCTCGCGCACCTGCGCTTCGGAAGCGCTCGTCGTCAGACGAATCGTCCAGCCGAGATAGGCGCCTTCCGGGTCGAGCTCCGACAGCAGCGGAATCTCGGAGATATCGCATTCGACGCTCATCTCGCCGAGGCTGCCGAGCTCGCGCAACAGGCGCAGCGACTCGTTGGCCTTGGCGTAAAGCCCCGCGCTCGGCTTGAACCGAACGATGAAATCCTGCGTCGCCGGCGCCTCCGGTTCGCCGACGTCGAAGATGGAATCGAGCGAGATGCAGACCGGCTGGAAGTCGAGCGCCTCGACGCTGACCTTGCCATCGTCGTCGCCATGTCGCGGGGCGCCGCCGAGCAGGGCGCTGAGCTCGTCCGCTATGACCTTCACCGCGCCCGCGTCGGCGCTGCCGCCTTCGCGCGCGGCGCGAACGAGATCGGCGAGCACGTCGGAAGCGCGCAGCAGCGTCTTGGTGACGGCCGGCGTCGCGGCGAGCTTGGCGGATCTTATGAGATCGAGCGTGGTCTCGAAGACATGGACGAATTCCACGAGCTCGTCGAAGCCGAAAGCGCCCGCGCCGCCCTTGATCGAGTGAACAGCGCGGAACACGGCGTTGACGGTCTCGAGGTCGTCGTCTCCATCCTCCATTCGGAGCAGCCCGCTCTCCAGCTCGACGAGCTGCTCCTCACATTCTTGAAAGAATGTCTGCTTGATGGCGGCCATCGGATCCACGGGCGATCTCCCTTGCAACGCTACGCTCTACACAGCCACGCGGCGAATCGCGTCCACGAGCTTCACGGGATTGAACGGCTTGACGATCCAGCCCGTCGCGCCGGCGCGGCGCGCGCGATCCTTCTTCTCGCCGTCGCTCTCCGTTGTCAGCACCAAAATCGGAACGCCGCGATGCTTCTCGTGCCGACGCACGCCTTCGATGAAGCCGAAGCCATCCATGCGCGGCATGTTGATGTCGGTGACGATGACGTCGGGCGTCTCCTT from Methylosinus sp. C49 encodes the following:
- a CDS encoding chemotaxis protein CheA, whose protein sequence is MAAIKQTFFQECEEQLVELESGLLRMEDGDDDLETVNAVFRAVHSIKGGAGAFGFDELVEFVHVFETTLDLIRSAKLAATPAVTKTLLRASDVLADLVRAAREGGSADAGAVKVIADELSALLGGAPRHGDDDGKVSVEALDFQPVCISLDSIFDVGEPEAPATQDFIVRFKPSAGLYAKANESLRLLRELGSLGEMSVECDISEIPLLSELDPEGAYLGWTIRLTTSASEAQVREVFEFVEWDCELSVETADVGKLLEALQESLEPHEAPEASAPVAEPKQTSVAIDPTPASFAAPSDEHPAAARAESAKGEGSASVQATIRVDLDRVDRLINLVGELVINQAMLSQRVSEAGLSRASSVVIGLDELEQLTRDIQDSVMAIRAQPVKPVFQRMSRTVREVASMTGKAVRLVMDGETTEVDKTVIERLTDPLTHMIRNAVDHGIEKAEDRIAAGKPEEGSLRLSATHRSGRIVIEVADDGAGINRARVRQIAVSKGLIPAEANLTDDEIDNLIFLPGFSTASSVSNISGRGVGMDVVKRAIQALGGRISISSVPGRGSTFSMSLPLTLAVLDGMVVTVGGQTLVIPLTAIIETLQPKKESVHELGAGARVIATRNTFTPLIDVGAVLLYRDEPIEATSQVALLVESESGAKCALLVDAIQGQRQVVIKSLETNYGHVHGIAAATILGDGRVALILDVDAIVARPRADMIVAEMPAAAE
- a CDS encoding response regulator translates to MSKTILTVDDSRTMREMLMLALSEAGFSVVQAEDGVHGLEVLEKETPDVIVTDINMPRMDGFGFIEGVRRHEKHRGVPILVLTTESDGEKKDRARRAGATGWIVKPFNPVKLVDAIRRVAV